In Nymphaea colorata isolate Beijing-Zhang1983 chromosome 3, ASM883128v2, whole genome shotgun sequence, a genomic segment contains:
- the LOC116250790 gene encoding MFP1 attachment factor 1-like → MAEEKQPALFPSCMAFSVWPPSQKIRNAVIQRIVETLSNPSVLSKRYGVMDVEEASSTARMIEDQAFLAASSSRSLESGAGDPVGLGIETLQLYSKEISLLILDAVKARASPDEKTQSPPPADAAVITSSEDNSQPSSALYE, encoded by the coding sequence atGGCGGAAGAGAAGCAGCCGGCGCTATTTCCCTCATGTATGGCATTCTCCGTGTGGCCGCCTAGTCAGAAGATAAGAAACGCAGTGATCCAGCGTATTGTGGAGACGCTTTCCAACCCTTCCGTCCTCTCCAAGCGCTATGGCGTCATGGACGTCGAGGAGGCCTCATCCACCGCCCGGATGATCGAGGATCAGGCATTCCTCGCCGCCTCAAGCTCGCGATCTCTGGAGTCCGGTGCGGGCGACCCCGTGGGCCTTGGGATCGAGACCCTGCAGCTCTACTCCAAGGAGATTAGCCTGCTCATTCTCGACGCCGTCAAGGCCAGGGCATCCCCTGATGAGAAGACCCAATCGCCGCCACCTGCCGATGCCGCTGTCATCACTTCGAGTGAAGATAATTCTCAGCCATCTTCAGCTCTGTATGAATGA